GTCACTAAACTTGAAATATCACGATTTTCAACTCACTTCATTGATCAACACAAATTTGGACAAATTGACAGAACTCACCTTATATTTTCACCTTCACTAGTATCTAAACTTGAAATACCACAATTTTCAACTCACTTCATTGATCAACAAGAATATTAGACTTCAAAATAAGTATTATCATTGCATTaccttttctttctcattttactTATATTTCCTCCATTatctaataattatattttattatttacccTATCTTTTTACTATACTTACAAAACCCAGCCTTTCTTTTcttacaaatttattttcaatGTGCAACATCATATAACAATTACATTACAttcatcaaacaaaaaaatataatatatcttAAAACAATACGTAACAGTTATCCAAACAAAGTGTACGTCTCACTATCAAACTAAGTTGAGGTAAATTATATGAATCTCACCATCTCCATTTAAACTCATTTCATATTATCGTCTTcactataaataaaataaaagaacaaaaattgcACCGTGCCGCATAGTTGAATATTGATTACAATAAACAGCATCTAGGACACAGATGACTTGGTGATGAAATCTGGAAAAATTATTGATACTAAAAACCTTGCAGaaaaagaagttttaaaagataaattcaaCAAAGCTATCACACCAGGTCCTCTCTACTTTGATAAATATTGTCATGCACACATGACAGCTAATAGCAAAAGATAAAAGTGGCTTAGAATCCATCGTTATCTCTAGCTTGACCACCATAGCCCCCACCATATCCGtcgccaccaccaccaccatatCCACCACTTCGAGGGGCACGCTCCTGGGCTAAATTAACACGGATATTCCTTCCATGGAGTTGCTGCAAGGACATAATAACGTATCATCAGCCATGACAGATCAAGTAAAGCAGTTGTAATGCAAACTGGAATATTTAAATGTGGACACTAGACTTGTGCTCAGGAGAGtcttatgatatgatgtttCTACCTGACCGTCCATTGCGTTCATAGCCTCTTTTGCACAACCTTCATCTGAGAAGTTCACAAATCCAAATCCCCTTGATCTGCCAGAATCTCTGTCAATGATTACCTTTGCTGTACAAAAAAAAGACAAAGTTCAGCATGAACACATTCACAACCTGGGcaacaaacaaagaaaaagcaGAAGCATATTCACAGCCTGGGcaacaaacaaagaaaaagcgGAAGCACATTCACAGCCTGAGTAACAAACAATGAGAGACGGAAGCACTTAACAGCCTTCGTAGCAAACTAAGAAAAACAGTTCAGAGGACCAAAACTACAAAGAGTAATTCCACCTTTAGCAATCTACCCCATATCAATCAAGAAAAAGATGTAACAACTGACCAGActgaaaaaatacaaaataaaccaCATTAATGCAGTGTTCCCCACCCAATCACTAGGTATGCGATAAATTAAAGCTAATGATTCACAAATGTGACCTGCTCAGtgtgcaatatatatatagacatatatatacacacattaatatatgtatataaaacaCCTGTTCAAGAGCTGCTGAGAACCCATCAAATTTACATCAATATTGAGCACTCAAAACCTATTTAAGGTATACAGAAAAACCGCACCATAACAAGCAGGCAGCAGGCCAGAGAATGATAGTAACAGAACGTTAATACGTCTGAGGAGAAAATCAGTGCATAACCTGGACAGACATTGAGACATTGGAAGTCAACCATTCAGCAATTCTTAGATACATAAGCTACCAACACCCTATttacataataaattatatgatCTGTACAAACAGATGCACAAAGTATGATCTGACATCCTTTGTGAAAAGACCACATTATTCATGTGAACTTGCTTTTCGCCATGTTTATTCAAACTGTCACCAGAGATTAggacaaaaaaatattgagaataaaGCAGCAGGCATCTGCCTCCTGGACCTTACCATCAACAACATCACCAAAGCTAGTAAAGGCCTCTTTCAGTGACTGATCATCTGTTCCCCATGAAAGACctataaaatatatgaataaaaaaatcaaatatttatgaaattgcAAAACTTTACCCATCAGTAGATATAACCAAT
The DNA window shown above is from Solanum stenotomum isolate F172 chromosome 6, ASM1918654v1, whole genome shotgun sequence and carries:
- the LOC125866664 gene encoding glycine-rich RNA-binding protein 4, mitochondrial-like encodes the protein MAFCNKLGGLLRQSISTGNAVSANSPTPAMLNAIRCMSSKLFVGGLSWGTDDQSLKEAFTSFGDVVDAKVIIDRDSGRSRGFGFVNFSDEGCAKEAMNAMDGQQLHGRNIRVNLAQERAPRSGGYGGGGGDGYGGGYGGQARDNDGF